TCAATCTCCGCGTCACGGCGCGATGCCTCCTCAAGCCACAGATGCTCAATCTCCCGCTCGCTGAGATCGTCAAGGCTCAGGAGAAGGTCGGAGGCGAGTTCCGCTCGCTCCTCAAGGGGGAGTTCAAGCACTATCGACTTCAGTTCGTCAATGGTCATGGTTGA
This genomic interval from Coriobacteriia bacterium contains the following:
- a CDS encoding addiction module protein, producing MTIDELKSIVLELPLEERAELASDLLLSLDDLSEREIEHLWLEEASRRDAEIDAGTAELIPGDQVFAEARARLK